The following proteins are co-located in the Polymorphospora rubra genome:
- a CDS encoding dihydrolipoamide acetyltransferase family protein → MSRVFNLPDLGEGLTEAEIVSWRVAVGDTVTVDQIVVEVETAKAVVDVPCPYAGRVVALHGTAGESRPVGQPLVTIAPLDVAGGSPDAGLPGDGRPEPPGHAAYREQERAGSGNVLIGYGTGHAPTTRRRRRVGTPVGTRVGARTGARTGARTGPRADQGEVVGDSSVPGDDFSSIDALRVPDAVRVPDARVPGVVRVLAADAGAGGGAPLVISPLVRRLARDRGIDLTTVRGTGPGGVVRRADVEEATTAAPATAAPAAAAPATATLAPAVAAPAVGVVPGSEDDVVVPLRGVRKVVADKLSRSRREIPDVTIWVDVDATGLLDTRAAINAANPEQPVSVLALLARVCLAGLRRYPDLNSRVDTGRGEIVRSGRVHLGIAAQTDRGLVVPVIADAQRMTTTELAAELARTTADARAGTLPPARLTGGTFTLNNYGVFGVDGSTPIINHPEAALLGVGRIVDKPWVVDGQLAVRKVGQLSLTFDHRVCDGGVAGGFLRFVADCVEQPAVLIANV, encoded by the coding sequence ATGAGCCGCGTCTTCAACCTGCCCGACCTCGGCGAGGGGCTGACCGAGGCGGAGATCGTCTCGTGGCGGGTCGCGGTCGGCGACACCGTCACCGTGGACCAGATCGTCGTCGAGGTCGAGACGGCCAAGGCGGTCGTCGACGTGCCGTGCCCGTACGCCGGCCGGGTCGTCGCCCTGCACGGGACGGCGGGGGAGAGCCGACCGGTCGGCCAGCCGCTGGTCACCATCGCCCCGCTCGACGTGGCCGGCGGTTCGCCGGACGCCGGTCTGCCGGGCGACGGACGGCCCGAGCCGCCCGGCCACGCGGCATACCGCGAACAGGAACGGGCCGGTTCCGGCAACGTCCTGATCGGGTACGGCACCGGCCACGCCCCGACCACCCGCCGACGCCGCCGCGTCGGCACGCCCGTCGGGACGCGCGTGGGCGCGCGCACCGGGGCGCGCACCGGGGCGCGCACCGGGCCGCGCGCCGATCAAGGGGAAGTCGTGGGAGATTCGTCCGTTCCGGGCGACGACTTCTCCTCGATCGACGCACTTCGGGTGCCGGACGCGGTCCGGGTGCCTGACGCCCGGGTCCCTGGCGTGGTTCGGGTGCTCGCCGCGGATGCCGGCGCGGGTGGTGGGGCACCGCTGGTGATCTCGCCGTTGGTGCGGCGGCTGGCCCGGGACCGCGGGATCGACCTGACGACCGTGCGCGGCACCGGGCCGGGCGGCGTCGTGCGCCGGGCCGACGTCGAGGAGGCGACCACTGCGGCGCCGGCCACTGCCGCACCGGCCGCCGCGGCGCCTGCGACCGCTACCCTCGCACCGGCCGTCGCGGCGCCGGCTGTCGGTGTCGTACCCGGGTCCGAGGACGACGTGGTCGTTCCGCTGCGCGGCGTACGCAAGGTGGTCGCCGACAAGCTGTCCCGCAGCCGGCGGGAGATTCCGGACGTGACCATCTGGGTCGACGTCGACGCCACCGGCCTGCTCGACACCCGGGCGGCGATCAACGCGGCGAACCCGGAGCAGCCGGTGAGCGTACTCGCGCTGCTGGCCCGGGTCTGCCTGGCCGGGCTGCGGCGCTACCCGGACCTGAACTCGCGCGTCGACACCGGACGTGGCGAGATCGTCCGCTCCGGCCGGGTGCACCTCGGCATCGCCGCGCAGACCGACCGCGGGCTGGTCGTGCCGGTGATCGCCGACGCCCAGCGGATGACCACGACGGAACTCGCGGCCGAGCTGGCACGTACGACGGCCGACGCGCGGGCCGGCACCCTGCCGCCGGCGCGGCTGACCGGCGGCACGTTCACGCTGAACAACTACGGGGTGTTCGGTGTGGACGGTTCGACGCCGATCATCAACCACCCGGAGGCGGCGCTGCTCGGCGTCGGTCGCATCGTCGACAAGCCGTGGGTGGTCGACGGGCAGTTGGCGGTACGCAAGGTCGGCCAGCTCAGTCTCACGTTCGACCACCGGGTCTGCGACGGCGGCGTGGCCGGCGGCTTCCTGCGCTTCGTCGCCGACTGCGTCGAACAACCGGCGGTCCTGATCGCCAACGTCTGA
- a CDS encoding alpha-ketoacid dehydrogenase subunit beta: MAKLTMAKALNAALRDALADDDRVVVFGEDVGQLGGVFRITDGLLADFGEDRCFDTPLAEAGIVGFAVGMAMSGLRPVVEMQFDAFAYPAFEQIASHVAKIRNRTRGALSVPIVIRVPYAGGIGGVEHHCDSSEAYYAHTPGLKVVTPATVADAYSLLREAIADPDPVVFLEPKKLYFASAEADLPVRTEPFGTAAVRRPGRDATLIAYGPSLPVALEAAEAAVAEGWDLEVVDCRTLVPFDDETVTASVRRTGRCVVIQEAQGFAGVGAEIAARVQERCFHSLHAPVLRVSGLDIPYPAPKLEHVHLPGVDRVLDAVARLQWDDRPDPRWLPAVAA, from the coding sequence ATGGCGAAGCTCACCATGGCCAAGGCCCTCAACGCGGCACTGCGCGACGCGCTGGCCGACGACGACCGCGTCGTCGTCTTCGGTGAGGACGTCGGCCAGCTCGGCGGCGTCTTCCGGATCACCGACGGGCTGCTCGCCGACTTCGGCGAGGACCGCTGCTTCGACACCCCGCTCGCCGAGGCCGGCATCGTCGGCTTCGCCGTCGGCATGGCCATGTCCGGGCTGCGGCCGGTCGTCGAGATGCAGTTCGACGCGTTCGCCTACCCGGCGTTCGAGCAGATCGCCTCGCACGTCGCCAAGATCCGTAACCGGACCCGTGGCGCGCTGAGCGTCCCGATCGTCATCCGGGTCCCGTACGCCGGCGGCATCGGCGGCGTCGAACACCACTGCGACTCCAGCGAGGCGTACTACGCGCACACCCCCGGACTCAAGGTCGTCACCCCGGCGACCGTCGCCGACGCGTACTCGCTGCTGCGGGAGGCGATCGCCGACCCGGACCCGGTGGTGTTCCTCGAGCCGAAGAAGCTCTACTTCGCCAGCGCCGAGGCCGACCTACCGGTGCGGACCGAGCCGTTCGGCACCGCCGCCGTCCGCCGCCCCGGCCGCGACGCCACCCTGATCGCGTACGGCCCGTCGCTGCCGGTCGCGCTCGAGGCCGCCGAGGCGGCGGTCGCCGAGGGCTGGGACCTCGAGGTCGTCGACTGCCGCACCCTGGTGCCGTTCGACGACGAGACGGTGACCGCCTCGGTCCGCCGCACCGGCCGCTGCGTCGTCATCCAGGAGGCGCAGGGCTTCGCCGGCGTCGGCGCCGAGATCGCCGCCCGGGTGCAGGAACGCTGCTTCCACTCGCTGCACGCCCCGGTGCTGCGGGTCAGCGGCCTCGACATCCCGTACCCCGCGCCGAAGCTGGAGCACGTCCACCTGCCCGGTGTCGACCGGGTCCTCGACGCGGTGGCCCGCCTCCAGTGGGACGACCGCCCCGACCCCCGCTGGCTGCCGGCGGTGGCGGCATGA
- a CDS encoding cold-shock protein, whose protein sequence is MAVGKVLRFDETRGYGFIAPDSGGEDVFLHANDLRDEKYLIRPGVAVEFDLEEGERGLKASSVRVLDRTPRRPAVAKTVEARFAGKTATGEDDDGLCDVLSGDEFRNELTELLIDEVPSLTGSQIALIRQRITRLAQTHGWVES, encoded by the coding sequence GTGGCTGTTGGCAAGGTTCTGCGATTCGACGAGACCCGCGGGTACGGGTTCATCGCGCCGGATTCCGGTGGCGAGGACGTGTTCCTGCACGCCAACGACCTGCGGGACGAGAAATACCTGATCCGTCCCGGGGTCGCGGTCGAGTTCGATCTCGAGGAGGGCGAGCGGGGGCTCAAGGCGTCGTCGGTCCGGGTACTGGACCGTACGCCGCGCCGGCCGGCGGTGGCGAAGACCGTCGAGGCCCGCTTCGCAGGCAAGACGGCGACCGGTGAGGACGACGACGGGCTGTGCGACGTGCTCTCCGGTGACGAGTTCCGCAACGAGCTGACCGAGCTGCTGATCGACGAGGTGCCCTCGCTGACCGGCAGCCAGATCGCTCTGATCCGGCAGCGGATCACCCGGCTGGCCCAGACGCACGGGTGGGTCGAGTCCTGA
- a CDS encoding SitI3 family protein: protein MGIEYRLTLAGELPLERVAELAAPEATELPAQAGYPRAFGADLNDRLGYSVTIIAGTGGYYDAQIDDDTSWVWEPGAYVDVDFDIAKDAPGHEGKRNMMVAVGRLLAGLTEDAALVLNGNWLLLTRLGGQVVRHNPDEWYDEAYDGILPG, encoded by the coding sequence GTGGGCATCGAGTATCGGTTGACCCTGGCGGGTGAGCTTCCCCTGGAGCGGGTGGCAGAGCTTGCCGCCCCGGAGGCGACCGAGCTGCCTGCGCAGGCGGGGTACCCCCGGGCGTTCGGCGCCGACCTCAACGACCGGCTCGGCTACTCGGTCACGATCATCGCGGGTACCGGCGGCTACTACGACGCGCAGATCGATGACGACACCTCGTGGGTGTGGGAGCCGGGCGCCTACGTCGACGTCGATTTCGACATCGCCAAGGATGCTCCGGGTCACGAGGGAAAGCGCAACATGATGGTGGCCGTCGGTCGGCTCCTGGCCGGACTGACCGAGGACGCGGCACTGGTGTTGAACGGCAACTGGTTGTTGTTGACGAGGTTGGGTGGACAGGTCGTACGACACAATCCCGACGAGTGGTACGACGAGGCGTACGACGGCATTCTTCCGGGCTGA
- the pdhA gene encoding pyruvate dehydrogenase (acetyl-transferring) E1 component subunit alpha: protein MTTTRQAVRGTTPRSRRTVKRPDPAAALLPSPEPVRLLDETGTLVGPAGDQPDVAKLVELHRRMVVGRRFDIQCTALTKQGRLAVYPSSRGQEACQVGAVLALRPTDWMFPTYRESMALVSRDIDPVEVLTLLRGDWHCGYDPAAHRTAPQCTPLATQTVHAAGLAYGEARQGRDTVALVFIGDGATSEGDFHEAVNFAAVFKAPVVFFVQNNKYAISVPLSKQTAAPSLAHKGVGYGVPAEQVDGNDPLAVLSVVNAAVAHARAGRGPYLVEAHTYRIEPHTNADDATRYRTGDEVETWLGRDPIARLETYLRGVGALDDAAVAAVHDRAEAYAADLRTRMAEEPAVDPLSLFDHVYAEPTPQLREQREQVRAELAAETELAAEAELAGEGER from the coding sequence GTGACCACGACACGACAGGCGGTCCGCGGGACAACCCCGCGCAGCCGCCGTACGGTCAAGCGGCCCGACCCCGCCGCCGCGCTGCTGCCCAGCCCCGAACCCGTACGCCTGCTCGACGAGACCGGCACCCTCGTCGGCCCCGCCGGCGACCAGCCGGACGTCGCGAAGCTCGTCGAACTGCACCGCCGGATGGTGGTCGGCCGCCGCTTCGACATCCAGTGCACCGCGCTGACCAAGCAGGGCCGGCTCGCCGTCTATCCGTCGTCGCGCGGCCAGGAGGCCTGCCAGGTCGGCGCGGTTCTCGCGCTGCGCCCCACCGACTGGATGTTCCCCACCTACCGCGAGTCGATGGCGCTGGTCTCCCGCGACATCGACCCGGTCGAGGTGCTGACCCTGCTGCGCGGCGACTGGCACTGCGGCTACGACCCGGCCGCGCACCGTACCGCGCCGCAGTGCACCCCGCTCGCCACCCAGACCGTGCACGCCGCCGGCCTCGCGTACGGCGAGGCCCGGCAGGGCCGCGACACCGTCGCGCTGGTCTTCATCGGCGACGGCGCCACCAGCGAGGGCGACTTCCACGAGGCGGTCAACTTCGCCGCCGTCTTCAAGGCACCCGTCGTCTTCTTCGTGCAGAACAACAAGTACGCGATCAGCGTCCCGCTGTCGAAGCAGACCGCCGCCCCGTCGCTGGCCCACAAGGGCGTCGGGTACGGCGTACCCGCCGAACAGGTCGACGGCAACGACCCGCTCGCCGTGCTGTCGGTCGTGAACGCCGCCGTCGCGCACGCCCGCGCCGGCCGCGGCCCCTACCTGGTCGAGGCGCACACCTACCGGATCGAGCCGCACACCAACGCCGACGACGCCACCCGCTACCGCACCGGCGACGAGGTCGAGACCTGGCTCGGGCGCGACCCGATCGCCCGGCTGGAGACGTACCTACGCGGCGTCGGCGCCCTCGACGACGCCGCGGTGGCGGCCGTGCACGACCGGGCCGAGGCGTACGCCGCCGACCTGCGCACCCGGATGGCCGAGGAACCGGCCGTCGACCCGCTCAGCCTCTTCGACCACGTGTACGCCGAGCCGACCCCGCAGCTGCGCGAACAGCGCGAGCAGGTCCGGGCGGAACTCGCCGCCGAAACCGAATTGGCGGCCGAGGCCGAGCTCGCCGGTGAGGGGGAGCGCTGA
- a CDS encoding winged helix DNA-binding domain-containing protein: protein MTVLDTRALNRATLARQLLLDRAALPAHNAVAHLCGLQAQEPQEPFVGLWSRLRAFEPAALSDLLTGRHVVRIHLMRRTVHLVTAQDALAWRARHATMLRRQVLGVYRGELDGIDLDELAAAGRAVLADGEPRSMAEVVRVLAGRWPTPGHRALGEMVIAALVPVAQMPPRGLWRAKAGVRNVLLSSWLGREIDPPAPDGDPVGEALVRRYLAAFGPATAGDLRAWCGLAGLPAAVAAIREELVTFRDERGRKLLDLPDAPRPDPDTPAPVRFLPAFDNAILGYQDRGRIIDDVHRGLSVAGERVVLVDGRVSATWTVEADTVVVTPLRRLSRADRTAVAEQGRELASFLSDDGSDRVRVAASPR, encoded by the coding sequence ATGACCGTACTGGACACCAGGGCGCTCAACCGCGCGACGCTCGCCCGGCAGTTGCTGCTCGACCGTGCCGCCCTGCCCGCCCACAACGCCGTCGCGCACCTGTGCGGCCTCCAGGCGCAGGAACCACAGGAACCGTTCGTCGGGCTCTGGTCGCGGCTGCGCGCGTTCGAACCGGCGGCCCTGTCGGACCTGCTGACCGGGCGACACGTGGTACGGATCCACCTCATGCGCCGCACCGTCCACCTCGTCACCGCGCAGGACGCCCTGGCCTGGCGGGCCCGACACGCCACCATGCTGCGCCGGCAGGTACTCGGGGTCTACCGCGGCGAACTCGACGGGATCGATCTCGACGAACTCGCCGCGGCGGGCCGGGCGGTGCTGGCCGACGGCGAGCCCCGCTCGATGGCCGAGGTCGTCCGGGTGCTTGCCGGACGCTGGCCGACGCCCGGCCACCGGGCCCTGGGTGAGATGGTCATCGCCGCCCTCGTACCGGTGGCGCAGATGCCGCCACGTGGGCTGTGGCGCGCGAAGGCGGGAGTGCGCAACGTACTGCTCTCCTCGTGGCTGGGGCGCGAGATCGACCCGCCGGCTCCGGACGGCGACCCGGTCGGCGAGGCGCTGGTACGGCGCTACCTGGCCGCGTTCGGCCCCGCGACAGCCGGCGACCTGCGCGCCTGGTGCGGCCTGGCCGGGCTGCCGGCCGCGGTGGCGGCCATCCGCGAGGAACTGGTGACCTTCCGCGACGAACGCGGGCGCAAACTGCTCGACCTTCCCGACGCGCCGCGCCCCGACCCCGACACACCGGCGCCGGTGCGCTTCCTGCCGGCGTTCGACAACGCGATCCTCGGCTATCAGGACCGCGGCCGGATCATCGACGACGTCCACCGCGGACTGTCGGTCGCCGGCGAACGCGTCGTCCTGGTCGACGGCCGGGTGTCCGCGACCTGGACCGTCGAGGCGGACACCGTGGTCGTCACTCCGCTCCGCCGCCTCTCCCGGGCCGACCGCACCGCCGTCGCCGAGCAGGGGCGGGAACTGGCGTCGTTCCTCTCCGACGACGGGAGCGACCGGGTACGGGTCGCCGCTTCTCCCCGTTGA
- a CDS encoding Lrp/AsnC family transcriptional regulator, with amino-acid sequence MSQMSADETEVTAAPGRTARPPDDVDRRLLDALVRDGRASIRTLAERLHISRTNAYARVERLVRDGVITGFHARVAPEPAGLGTSAYIALRIEQNTWREVSAALARVRYVEHAALLGGDHDVLVLVRAPDNAALRDLVLGRVQGIPGVLSTTTWLVFDEFDGVDTPWT; translated from the coding sequence ATGAGCCAGATGTCCGCAGATGAGACTGAGGTCACCGCGGCACCGGGACGAACGGCACGGCCGCCGGACGACGTCGACCGCCGGCTGCTGGACGCGCTGGTCCGCGACGGCCGGGCGTCGATCCGTACGCTCGCCGAGCGGCTGCACATCTCCCGGACCAACGCGTACGCGCGGGTGGAGCGGCTGGTCCGCGACGGGGTGATCACCGGCTTCCACGCCCGGGTGGCGCCGGAGCCGGCCGGGCTGGGCACGTCGGCGTACATCGCGCTGCGGATCGAGCAGAACACCTGGCGGGAGGTGTCGGCGGCGCTGGCCCGGGTGCGCTACGTGGAGCACGCCGCGCTGCTCGGCGGCGACCACGACGTGCTGGTGCTGGTCCGGGCGCCGGACAACGCCGCCCTGCGCGACCTGGTCCTGGGGCGGGTCCAGGGCATCCCGGGCGTGCTGTCCACGACGACCTGGCTGGTCTTCGACGAGTTCGACGGCGTCGACACCCCGTGGACGTGA
- a CDS encoding 4'-phosphopantetheinyl transferase family protein — protein MIERILPSTVVAVEAFDDPPGVVLFPEEEAAVARAVDKRRREFSTVRHCARGALAALGLPAAPIVPGERGAPGWPAGVLGSMTHCAGYRAAVLARTGDVVSVGIDAEPHEELPSGVLDAVSLEVERKRLAELGAARPEVWWDRLLFSAKESVYKTWFPLTGRWLGFEEAEIVFDADAETFTARLLVPGPVVADTPVTTFAGRYLVADGLLITAIVLP, from the coding sequence GTGATCGAGCGGATCCTGCCGTCGACCGTGGTGGCCGTCGAGGCGTTCGACGACCCGCCGGGCGTGGTTCTCTTCCCCGAGGAGGAGGCGGCGGTCGCCCGCGCGGTCGACAAGCGACGGCGGGAGTTCAGCACCGTGCGGCACTGCGCCCGTGGCGCACTCGCCGCCCTGGGATTACCGGCGGCGCCGATCGTGCCCGGTGAGCGTGGCGCGCCCGGCTGGCCGGCCGGGGTGCTGGGCAGCATGACGCACTGTGCCGGCTACCGGGCCGCGGTCCTCGCCCGCACCGGCGACGTCGTCTCGGTCGGCATCGACGCGGAGCCGCACGAGGAGCTGCCGTCCGGGGTGCTCGACGCGGTTTCACTGGAGGTGGAGCGCAAACGGCTGGCCGAACTCGGTGCCGCCCGCCCGGAGGTCTGGTGGGACCGGCTGCTGTTCAGCGCCAAGGAGTCGGTCTACAAGACCTGGTTCCCGCTCACCGGCAGGTGGCTGGGGTTCGAGGAGGCGGAGATCGTCTTCGACGCCGACGCCGAGACGTTCACCGCCCGGCTGCTGGTGCCCGGCCCGGTGGTCGCCGACACCCCGGTCACCACGTTCGCCGGCCGCTACCTGGTGGCGGACGGCCTCCTGATCACCGCGATCGTCCTCCCGTAA
- a CDS encoding SitI3 family protein has protein sequence MSIDYLLALATDMPLERVGELAAVTVAERPARIGYGRLLAGGQPERDGYSVTIYGGRQGYYEARADRGTRWLWEPEDYVELAFHMRKDTLSDLGRPNMLGTVAKVLGGTAEDAALLVNNDVLLLTRVGGVLHKHNQEEWEETDYQNFRY, from the coding sequence GTGTCGATCGATTATCTGTTGGCCCTGGCGACGGACATGCCGTTGGAACGGGTCGGTGAACTGGCCGCTGTGACGGTCGCGGAGCGACCGGCCCGGATTGGGTACGGGCGCCTTCTGGCCGGTGGGCAGCCCGAACGGGACGGGTATTCGGTGACCATCTACGGCGGGCGGCAGGGCTATTACGAGGCTCGGGCCGACCGCGGTACCCGGTGGCTGTGGGAGCCGGAAGACTACGTCGAACTCGCCTTCCACATGCGCAAGGACACCCTGAGCGATCTGGGTAGGCCCAACATGCTGGGGACGGTGGCCAAGGTGCTCGGTGGCACGGCGGAGGATGCGGCACTTCTGGTGAACAACGACGTTCTCCTGCTGACCCGGGTCGGTGGCGTGCTCCACAAACACAACCAGGAGGAGTGGGAGGAGACGGACTACCAAAATTTCCGCTACTGA
- the recD2 gene encoding SF1B family DNA helicase RecD2, whose protein sequence is MTTSPPRTSGSPSAPTGPPPRGAVLEAVLERFTYVNEETGYTVARIATDRGSDLLTAVGALLGAQPGESLRLVGRWSSHPKYGRQFEIESYTTVLPATVQGLRRYLGSGLVKGIGPVFAERIVDHFGLDTLDVIEQTPGRLVEVPGLGPKRTAKITAAWAEQKAIKEVMIFLQGVGVSTSLAVRIYKKYGDESIAVVRDDPYRLAAEVWGIGFKTADTIAQAVGIPHDSPKRVKAGLQYTLSEATDDGHCYLPAPDLVTDAAKILDVPADLVTTCLDDLVAEEGVVREPVPRPDGGPVDAVYLVPFHRAETSLAGTLTRLLRDRADRMPVFADVDWDRALAWLRTRTGNDLAPEQEQAVRLALTSKVAVLTGGPGCGKSFTVRSIVTLALAKKAKVTLVAPTGRAAKRLADLTGHPAATVHRLLQLRPGGDPSFDRDNPLDVDLLVVDEASMLDLILANKLVKAVPPGAHLLLVGDVDQLPSVGAGEVLRDLLAAAAVPRVRLTQIFRQAQQSGVVTNAHRINAGRPPVTQGLTDFFLFPCDDTEATAALAVDVACERMPKKFGLDPRRDIQVLTPMHRGPAGAGTLNGLLQQKLTPGREGLPERRSGGRIFRIGDKVTQIRNNYDKGVAGVFNGTLGVITALSTEDQTLQVRTDEDELVDYDFDELDELSHAYAMTIHRSQGSEYPAVVVPLTTSAWMMLQRNLLYTAVTRARKLVVLVGSRRALAAAVRTVGAGRRHTALDRRLGAG, encoded by the coding sequence GTGACCACGTCGCCGCCCCGTACGTCCGGATCCCCGTCGGCGCCGACCGGCCCGCCGCCGCGCGGGGCCGTGCTGGAGGCGGTGCTGGAGCGGTTCACGTACGTCAACGAGGAGACCGGCTACACCGTCGCCCGGATCGCCACCGACCGCGGCTCCGATCTGCTCACCGCGGTCGGGGCGCTGCTCGGCGCGCAGCCGGGGGAGAGCCTGCGGCTGGTCGGCCGCTGGTCGAGTCATCCGAAGTACGGCCGGCAGTTCGAGATCGAGTCGTACACGACGGTGTTGCCGGCGACGGTGCAGGGGCTGCGCCGCTATCTCGGCTCGGGGCTGGTCAAGGGGATCGGGCCGGTGTTCGCGGAGCGGATCGTCGACCACTTCGGACTCGACACGCTCGACGTGATCGAGCAGACCCCGGGCCGGCTGGTCGAGGTGCCCGGCCTGGGGCCGAAACGGACCGCGAAGATCACCGCCGCGTGGGCGGAACAGAAGGCGATCAAGGAGGTGATGATCTTCCTGCAGGGGGTCGGCGTCTCCACCTCGCTCGCCGTCCGGATCTACAAGAAGTACGGCGACGAGTCGATCGCGGTGGTCCGCGACGACCCGTACCGGCTGGCCGCCGAGGTGTGGGGGATCGGCTTCAAGACCGCCGACACGATCGCCCAGGCGGTCGGCATCCCGCACGACAGCCCGAAACGGGTCAAGGCCGGCCTGCAGTACACGCTGTCCGAGGCGACCGACGACGGACACTGCTACCTGCCCGCTCCCGACCTGGTCACCGATGCGGCGAAGATCCTCGACGTGCCCGCCGACCTGGTCACCACCTGCCTCGACGACTTGGTGGCCGAGGAGGGCGTGGTCCGCGAGCCGGTCCCTCGACCGGACGGCGGGCCGGTCGACGCCGTCTACCTGGTGCCGTTCCACCGGGCCGAGACCTCGCTCGCGGGCACCCTGACCCGGCTGCTGCGCGACCGCGCCGACCGGATGCCGGTCTTCGCCGACGTCGACTGGGACCGGGCGCTGGCCTGGCTGCGTACCCGGACCGGCAACGACCTGGCACCGGAGCAGGAACAGGCGGTCCGGCTGGCACTGACGTCGAAGGTCGCGGTCCTGACCGGCGGTCCCGGCTGCGGCAAGAGCTTCACCGTACGCTCCATCGTCACCCTCGCCCTGGCCAAGAAGGCCAAGGTCACGCTCGTCGCGCCGACCGGCCGGGCGGCGAAGCGGCTCGCGGACCTGACCGGGCACCCGGCCGCGACCGTGCACCGCCTGCTCCAGTTGCGGCCCGGCGGCGATCCCAGCTTCGACCGCGACAACCCGCTCGACGTCGACCTGCTGGTCGTCGACGAGGCGTCGATGCTCGACCTGATCCTGGCCAACAAGCTGGTCAAGGCCGTACCACCGGGGGCGCACCTGCTGCTGGTCGGCGACGTCGACCAGCTGCCGTCGGTCGGCGCCGGTGAGGTGCTGCGCGACCTGCTCGCCGCCGCGGCCGTTCCCCGGGTACGGCTCACCCAGATCTTCCGCCAGGCGCAACAGTCCGGCGTGGTCACCAACGCCCACCGGATCAACGCCGGCCGCCCGCCGGTCACCCAGGGGCTGACCGACTTCTTCCTCTTCCCCTGCGACGACACCGAGGCGACCGCGGCGTTGGCCGTCGACGTCGCCTGCGAGCGGATGCCGAAGAAGTTCGGCCTCGACCCGCGCCGCGACATCCAGGTCCTCACCCCGATGCACCGCGGACCGGCCGGCGCCGGCACCCTCAACGGGCTGCTGCAGCAGAAGTTGACGCCGGGCCGCGAGGGCCTGCCGGAACGCCGGTCCGGCGGACGGATCTTCCGGATCGGCGACAAGGTCACCCAGATCAGAAACAACTACGACAAGGGCGTGGCCGGGGTCTTCAACGGCACCCTCGGCGTCATCACCGCCCTGTCGACCGAGGACCAGACCCTGCAGGTCCGCACCGACGAGGACGAACTCGTCGACTACGACTTCGACGAACTCGACGAGCTGTCGCACGCGTACGCGATGACGATCCACCGGTCGCAGGGGTCGGAGTACCCGGCGGTGGTCGTACCGCTGACCACCAGCGCCTGGATGATGTTGCAACGGAACCTGCTCTACACCGCGGTCACCCGGGCCCGGAAGCTCGTCGTGCTGGTCGGGTCCCGGCGGGCACTCGCGGCCGCCGTGCGCACCGTCGGCGCCGGTCGCCGGCACACCGCACTCGACCGCCGGCTCGGGGCCGGCTGA
- a CDS encoding SitI3 family protein yields the protein MSIGYSLMLGGDISLARIAELAVESTAELREVPGSPGLLSADLTERLGYTVSVDAGRGGYYSAQDGAVTWEWEPDRYVDIDFAMRKDVLPELGRPNMLKAVARVLAGTTEDAALFYNDDVLLLTRISGVLRKRSEDWWRGKDFDGLFGSGPGGERQ from the coding sequence TTGTCGATCGGATACTCATTGATGCTGGGCGGCGACATTTCGCTGGCACGGATTGCGGAACTTGCTGTTGAGAGCACCGCCGAACTTCGGGAGGTGCCGGGGAGTCCGGGACTGCTCAGCGCCGATCTGACCGAACGTCTGGGCTACACGGTCAGCGTGGACGCGGGGCGGGGCGGCTACTACTCGGCGCAGGACGGCGCCGTGACCTGGGAGTGGGAGCCGGACAGATACGTGGATATCGACTTCGCGATGCGGAAGGACGTGCTGCCGGAACTCGGCAGGCCCAACATGCTCAAGGCTGTGGCGCGGGTTCTCGCGGGCACCACCGAAGATGCGGCGCTGTTCTACAACGACGACGTGTTGCTTCTGACCCGGATCAGCGGTGTCCTGCGTAAACGCAGCGAAGACTGGTGGCGGGGGAAGGACTTCGACGGCCTGTTCGGTTCCGGGCCGGGCGGTGAGCGGCAGTAA
- a CDS encoding DUF6244 family protein — translation MSQVEKITDELRALAAGVEAAHNLAATADNRAQEAAVRATAAGFIAVAAGMAQVRSTIGSIQSGLSGLGKTFGQAATACAAVPRQASSEETISVLGSVQGELATARDTVTATAGQVGEAQRLVAMVLRGGDPGPLLSALGGIREVLGQLGQRVATAGEQVTAAIAEARRLGAAGN, via the coding sequence GTGTCGCAGGTCGAGAAGATCACTGATGAGCTGCGGGCTCTGGCAGCGGGGGTCGAGGCGGCGCACAACCTGGCCGCGACGGCCGACAACCGGGCGCAGGAGGCGGCCGTACGGGCCACCGCCGCCGGGTTCATCGCGGTCGCGGCCGGCATGGCCCAGGTACGGTCCACGATCGGCAGTATCCAGAGTGGCCTGTCCGGCCTCGGGAAGACGTTCGGCCAGGCGGCGACGGCCTGCGCGGCCGTACCACGGCAGGCCTCCTCCGAGGAGACGATCTCGGTACTGGGGTCGGTGCAGGGGGAGCTGGCCACCGCCCGCGACACGGTGACCGCCACCGCCGGCCAGGTCGGCGAGGCGCAGCGACTGGTCGCGATGGTTCTGCGTGGCGGCGACCCCGGTCCGCTGCTGTCGGCGCTGGGCGGCATCCGGGAGGTGCTGGGCCAACTCGGCCAGCGTGTCGCCACCGCCGGCGAGCAGGTGACCGCCGCGATCGCGGAGGCCCGGCGGCTGGGCGCGGCGGGAAACTGA